Genomic segment of Salvelinus alpinus chromosome 23, SLU_Salpinus.1, whole genome shotgun sequence:
aataccttgtacatctgcacattgatctggcactggtactccctatatatagctcaatttttgtttattttattttatttattgtgttggtattttatttgttatacttttttttaaactgcatcattgggaaaggttcgtaagcaagcatttcatggtaaagtctacaccagttgtatttggcgcttatgactaatacaatttgattaaaaagaaaaggaaaacaCTGTGTTTGCCAGTAAGAGCACTCTTCAGTAGCTTTCACTATGCTGCACAGGAAGAGAGGAGATCAAGTTGACTGACTTCTGTTATCAAAATGGTGCCCACCTTGAACTTTAtccaaaaaatgtaaatatttatAGAATGGCACATCAACAGGTAAAACATTTTTCTGATTGGAGATAATATTCAATACAATATATCACAACCCTTAAAATGTTGTCTTTCCCTATAAGTTTACCTTTCTGGCCAAGCTTTTGCCATTCCTCAAACTAAAGTTATATAAGAAAAAGCagtgtgtgttttttattttcatATAATCGAATAATTATTCTCACGCACCTGCAACAAGCAAACTCATGTTTTAGCAGCACAAAAATGTGAAAATGAGTGCCATTCGCCTCCAGGCCATAGGGCGCGACATACCAAACGCTATGTTTCACGGAAGTCGTTCTGGAAGCTCTGACGTGGCCAAATAATAACCCGACATCTTGAGGAAGGAAACGCCTTAAAGAGGAAAGGATTGAAAACAACTGTAAGCAGAAAATTGTCATTTTTACGCTTGATGTTGTTTGAATATGATAATAGTCACATACATTGTATTTAGCTGCTTAGCTATATAACGTAAAGGGGTCTCATTTCCTGGGGTCTAGCTAGTTAAAAAGGTCTGAAAAAAACTTGCCAGATGGCTGGTTAGGCTAGCTTGGCGCCGCTTGCTAAAGCTAGCAAAACAGTCAGCTAGTTATCTATTAGAGAGCTAACTTAGTGGTCTTTCGATATAGCTAACGTAATAGCCAGTTGTCTTTCACTGCAAGACAGTTTTCAACGCGATGGTTATTATCTTAATTTATCCAACTGGTTAGTTTATGAAATGATttgtgtaacgttagctagcagctaTCTAAGCGTTGACGCGAACTATATGGTTAGTAAACTAGCTTCTTGTTTTTAGTTATATTGCTAACTAATCAACCAACATAGTTGGCAGAAAGTTGATATACTAGGTATATTAAACAACTCAATTAGTTTATAAGATGGGTTAACCTTCTGTATTTGGCAGtgcacaactacacactgacggtTACAAAACTGTGTTCCTCTTGTTCTCTTCTAGTATTCCTACTGCCAAAGTTGAATCCGTCTTTCACTATGGGGAATTTATTTGCAAGCCTCTTTAAAGCATTTGGCAAGAAAGAGATGAGGATCCTCATGGTGGGTCTCGATGCTGCTGGTAAAACAACAATCCTGTACAAACTCAAACTTGGAGAAATTGTAACTACCATTCCAACTATAGGTAAGTAGTAGCACTGGTGGTGGCATGTAGGCCTAAGTGTTGTCAGCCCAGTTTGTATGAATATCATATTTTGTGTAACGTTGAgactatttaaaaatatataactaAAAACAACACAATTTCCCCCTGCACATGTTCACTTGTTGCATCAAATAGATTGTGCCGGTTATTAATGTCTTCTTTCTTCAACTCAGGTTTTAATGTTGAGACAGTCGAGTACAAGAACATAAGTTTTACAGTGTGGGATGTCGGTGGTCAAGACAAAATTCGACCGTTGTGGCGTCACTATTTCCAGAACACACAGGGTAAGATGTGCTGACAGCAAGTAATTTTACTCCTGTCAAAGGGGGACCAACAGACTAGAGATGTTGACTCAAAATGTTTTTCTTTTGGTGTGTTTCAGGTCTCATCTTCGTTGTGGACAGCAATGACAGAGAGCGAGTGAATGAAGCCCGCGAAGAACTGATGAGAATGTTGGCAGAGGATGAACTACGAGAGGCAGTCTTATTAGTATTCGCTAACAAACAGGTACTCCTACATTTTTCACCTGTCCATTGTGTGAAAGTAAAAAGCCTCCGACTTGCTTTTTTTGTattaataaaatagaaaggacaaTACACCTGTTATATACTTTGGATGTCCTTCCCTGGCTTGGCTTTTGTCTCATTATGGGACAACTTCTCTTTTCAGGACCTCCCAAATGCTATGAATGCGGCCGAACTCACAGACAAGCTGGGACTGCACTCCCTTCGCCATAGAAACTGGTACATCCAGGCCACCTGTGCCACCAGCGGAGACGGTCTCTATGAAGGACTGGATTGGTTGTCTAATCAGTTAAAAAACCAGAAATAGGCCTAATCATCATAATCCACTGTCCTCCTCAACTCACATATACCCTTTTCACTCTATCGTGCCGACTCAAACCGTACGGTGGCTCAGATGATTTTCTTTCATGTTGTCCTTTCCTGCACGGTTCTAGCAACTGTGTGGTAGAAGAGTTACCAGGCTGGCGCAGTACAGCTCTGctcggctcagtagtgtgaaaagtgTAACACTGTATCTTCTCTCTATCTTTGCTTTGTACTCTTCTGATGTTGAAAATTAAGTTACTTTTGTCAAAAGTACCTACTGGAAAGCTGCCCTCATTTCTCATCTCTCGTTACAACAATACACCATATGGGCCAGGGAGGATAATAACCCAATCATggaaagctgtctgggtttcttatTTAATGTAAATAGTCTTGTTTTGGGTGGTGGGGGGTTTAAGAGGCAGCTTATTGCAgactttaaaaatccaccttggTTATTTCCTCCTCTTGACCCTTGGGCAGACATATACATGTCTAGTAAATAGAAAATGGAGGCAAAAAGTAATTGATGGGACCCTATGTTTAATGACTTTTTTACATAAGTTTGCTGGTAATTTTTACTGAAAGGAGTGTTTCTCCTGAATTAATCATACATACAGATGTACTACTTGCAACAATTATGGTTTAACACCTCTGAAGGCTACAATATCCTGCTCCCCCCAAAATACAATTTAGTAAAACACTGAAGATAATGTTATTGAGATGAAGCCTAAAACAGAGGTCCGTGGGCTTCAAAGTCAAACTCTTGTTGACACTTACCAGCTTTTGTTGTGTGTCATCATGTTGGCTTTCATTGAGAAGTGGCTGCCATGCAGAGTAACTATGTTCCTCCATGAATCTCATCATTCACCTGCTTTGTGATGGACAGAGATGCTGTCTGGTCTGCATTATGATGTATGAAAGTGGCTCAGGTTAATCATGTGTACTGCCTTTGTCGCAGTGAGCCTGAATTTAATAGCAAAAAAGTGCATGATATGGTCTGTATGTTGGACAAATGCATGTTCAAGATACAGATTGTGTGCAAATCAACAGATTTTCTCAATGCCTAGAGGAGCAGAATTCCTGCCTATCCATTTGCTATAAT
This window contains:
- the arf1 gene encoding ADP-ribosylation factor 1 translates to MGNLFASLFKAFGKKEMRILMVGLDAAGKTTILYKLKLGEIVTTIPTIGFNVETVEYKNISFTVWDVGGQDKIRPLWRHYFQNTQGLIFVVDSNDRERVNEAREELMRMLAEDELREAVLLVFANKQDLPNAMNAAELTDKLGLHSLRHRNWYIQATCATSGDGLYEGLDWLSNQLKNQK